The Desulfatiglans anilini DSM 4660 genome includes the window GGAGTGACCGTCAACGGCGGCCCGATCAATTCCCTGGCTCCGGGTGAAACCGACACCATGACTTTTACGGGATCCTACACCCTGACCCAGAATGACATCGACGCCGGGGAATTTAAAAACACCGCAACGGCATTTGGCACGCCGCCAAGCGGCCCAAATGTCAGCGACGATGACGATGACACGCAACCCATGACAACCAGCCCGGCGCTTGATCTCGTCAAGACGGCCGACCCCATGGAATATGGATCTATTGACCAAGTAATCACCTATACCTTTGAAGTCACCAACATCGGCAACGTCACCATCAAGGGACCCATCACCATCAACGACGACAAGGCCACCGACGAGTCCTGCCCCGCCGGCGACCTGCCTCCGGGCGGCTCCATCACCTGCTTGGCGACCTACACCATCACCCAGAATGATCTCGATTTCGGGTCCGTCACCAACACAGCGACCGCCTCAGGTCAGTACGACGAGCAAACCATCATCTCCAACGAGGACACGGTGACCATCGTCGCCGCGATAGGAGTGTGCTGCCTGCCTGACGGACAGTGCGTCATTCTCACCGAACAGGAGTGCACTCAACAGGACGGGATTTTTGACGGCACGCTTCGGTCATGCGTAGGTGTAGACTGCTTCATTGCGCAGGGGCTGGGGGCCTGCTGCCTGCCTGACGGGACTTGCGTCGACAGACTTCACGAGGCCGAGTGCATCGATCGCGGCGGGGATTTCATGGGCGTTGGCGTCGAATGCACACCGGGGCTCTGCCACCGGCCCGCCTTGCCCGTGCCGACGATTTCGCCCTGGGGGCTCATGCTGTTGTCCATGCTGACGGGAGGACTCGCGGTTCTGGCCCTGCGCCGCAAATCGAGAAAGAGCTGAAGCATTTCCTGCTGAATGTCGTTCAAGAGCCGATGAGGCCTTCGGGTCTCATCGGCTCTTTCCCCGCCCGCCCCGGCGGCTGCATGAATGATGCACCGGGACCAAACCCTCTGTGTGCGGCGTCCTGCCTGACGCAAATGTCCTTTCATACAAAAAAGACAACGACTGCTGCTGCTCTTCGAGCAGCAGTTCCATCCACATTTAAACCGTTTGAACCCTGAAAAAAGAGTCGTTCCCATTCAAGGCTTTTCTAAAGAAATCAAGTGTGAATGTTTTACGACAAACAATGCATGCTCGATTCATTCTATATTTTCCTTGACTTAAAATGAGGCGCCCCCGGCCGCATTTATCGCGGCTGCGGCCAGCAGAGGGGCCGAGCGGGAGGAAAACGCCGCCGAACCATCCGTTCGGAAAGGGTTTTCACACTGGCGGATTTACACGAAAAGGCAGGAAATATCCCCAAACATCAGTCGACGGCAGAAATGTCGAATTTGCGGAGCTTGCGATAGAGCGTCGCCTCGCCGATCTGCAGCAGTTTGGCCGCTTTTCGGCGGTTGTACATGGTCTTTTCGAGGGCATTCTCGATCGCCGCCCTTTCATAGTCGCTGTACGTGTCCCCCATGACCTGCTCACGGTGATTCCCGTCGTTCGCATCCGATCCTGCGCCGGTCAAATCCAGATCTACAGACCGGATCTCCGCATGCCTGCCGAGGGCAACGGCGCGCCGGATGACATTCTCCAACTCCCGTACATTCCCGCGCCATTCCTCCCGCGCGAGAAGATCGAGGGCATCTTTCGAGATGGACTTGACAGGAGAGCGGGCTGTCTTGAAGCGTTCCAGGAAGTAATCAGCCAGCAGCGGGATGTCGTCACGCCGCTCCCGGAGGGGCGGAACATGCATATTCACAACATTGAGGCGGTAGAGGAGGTCATCACGGAAACGGCCGAGGGCCGCCTCTTCGCTCAAGTCCCGGTTCGTCGCGGCGATGATCCTGACATCCACTTGATAACTGCAGCTGCTCCCGATCGGACGGACCTGACGCTCCTGGATCGTGCGCAGGAGCTTCGACTGCAGATTCAAGGCGAGTTCCCCGATTTCGTCCATGAAGAGCGACCCCCCTTCGGCGGATCGAATCAGCCCTTCGGAGCTCTTGTGGGCGCCCGTGAAGGCCCCTTTGACGTGGCCGAAGAGTTCGCTTTCGATGACGGTCTGCCCGATGGCTGCGCAGTCGACGGGGACGAAGACCTCGCCGGCCCGTTGGCTGTGATGATGAATTGCCTTCGCCACGAGTTCCTTGCCCGTGCCGGTCTCGCCCTCGATGAGCACGGTGGCGTCGGTCGGCCCTACGCGGGCGATGAGGTCTTTCAACCTCAGCATGGGAACGGACCGGCCCACCAGGGGAGCGAAATCGAAGCGGGGAGAGGCCTCAGATTCCAGGCTGCGGCGCTCCTCTTCGGTGGCTGCACACTCGGCGATGTTCGCTATACGCTCGAGCAGCTGGTTCGGAGTGAAGGGCTTCTGCACAAAATCGACAGCGCCGGCCTGCACCGCCTCCACGGCCTCCTTGACGCCGCCTATCCCCGTTAAAATGATGACAGCAGTCTCCGGATGCAGCATCCGGATCTTCTTGAGAAGCGTGATCCCGTCCGTGTCCGGCAGGCCCAGGTCGACGAGCGCCGCATCGAACTTGTGGGAAGCCAGCATCCTCAAGGCCTTCCGCCCCGTTTCGCAGGTCATTACGTCGTAAGGTTGGGAGCTGAAGATCTCCTTCAGAAGCATCAGCACAACCCGGTCGTCATCGACGACCAGCAGGGAAAATCTGGAGGGTTTCTCGCTGGTTGAACTGTTCATATCACCTGTCCCCAAACAGAGATTCGCTCCAAAGACCCTGAGGACCCACCCGGAGTCCGAGAACGAACGGGCAGGCGCAGGACACTGCCGGACCCTTCCCCTGAGGCAGGAGGGACGCCGAGCCTCGGAACGAGCAGCATTCTGAATTGAGTCGGATATCGGTACGTGGATGCACAGCGGCTCTTGACGGCATCAGCATCGGGGTCACCCCCTGCCGGGGGGGTAACCTGCCAAAAGCGCTGTTCAATATTTGAACCACTTATAATACAAAACGTTGATTTTGTCAAGAGAGTTGGGAAAGATTCGCTCGAAACAAGCCGCATCCGGCATCTGGGCAATGCCATCTTTCCGCACATGTTCCTGGGTGCGCCTGCTCCCTGCGGGAAAAATCTCCAGCCCAACGAATCTCCGGTCCGGAATTGGCCGCAACCCCGTTCGGTCATTTTGAAAACGGTTGACAAGAAGCCGTTCAAAAGATAGGGTTTCCACTACTCATAATAATTTTCCAGAGATTGAGGCCGCTCCAACCGACGCGGCTCGGATCGATGTTGTGTGCTGTGGCTGCTGCACCCGCTCCGATGGACGATGGATAAGGAATCACTCCGAACCCTCGTGATCCTAGATCAGACTCCATCGCTCGATCCGCCCTCTCCCTTGCCGACACCAAAGCGGGGCCGGCCGTTTTCCTAGAGTCGCTTTTCAGCTTGAACCAAAACACCGTGCAAATTGAGGCAGTTCCGAGTGTAAAACGCTGTTCTCAGCGCTCGAACCGACGCAGGGGGTGATCCCGGAGCGGCACCGAACCCCACGGACCAGGCGGCCGGCTCCGCCTCCCGGAAGGCAGGCGGGTGTTTTTAACCCGGGAAGGCAGGATCTGCCTGCGGGCGGGACAGATAAGGCAGTCTGGCGGGTGGCAAAACGGTTTGAACCTTTTAGGACATGGAGGTGCATGTGAGAAAGCTGATTCTTTCGTTCCTGTGCGGGGCGGTTCTGCTGTTCAGCGGGTCCGCTTTCGCCGCCGTTCCGGTTCAAGACATCTATTTGACCGGTTCCAGAACCACCCCGGAAGCGTCTGGGGTGAATGCGACCGGAGGCTACATCGAAGAAAACGGAGGGTTCAAGATCGCCTGGGAGATCTGGTTCGACGGGTCCTACTGGAACTATCAGTACACCCTGACCGACAAGGACGGGTCGACCATCCACCCGGACGTGAGCCACTGGATCGTGGAGATCAGCCCCGAGATCCCCCTCGATGAAATCACCGATTTCATCTTCAACGCCAACGCCACCATACAAACCCCGGGAAAGGGTGTTTGGGGCGCCGATCCAAACTTCCCGAACACCACCCAAGCGGGCGAGAACTCAGGCAATCCGAACCTGGGGACCGACCTGATCGGCGTCAAGCTCGACACCGGTTCCCAGGCAGTCGGCGGGGTCTACTTCTTCCAGAGCGTCGAACCTCCGGTCTGGGGCGACTTCTACATAAAGTGAGGGGGGAACCCTGTTTCCACGGCGTGGAACACCGGCATCGGCACAGACCCCGACACGAACACCGAGAATTTCATCGATTGGATCCCCACCCCCGACAGCGCCCTGATCATCGACCTCGAGCCGCCTACAGCCGTCAACACGGTGGGAGAAACGCACGAGGTCATAGCCACCCTCACCGACAAGGACGGGATGGCTCAAAACGGGACCGTGATCTTCTTCACCGTCATTTCAGGGCCGAACGAGGGCCTGAACGGGACGAACTCGACCAATTCTACCGGGCAGGCGGTCTTTTCCTACACCGGTTCGACGAACGGAACGGACACGATCCAGGCCTGCTATGAAAACTCCGCCGAGCAGAGGATCTGCTCCCAAACCGTGACCAAGGTATGGAATCCGTTGATTATCGACCCGCAGCCACCCCACATCGACCTTACCCCTCCCTATGATTTGAATCTTGTCGGCCAGGAGCACAACGCCACCGCAGCCATCACGAACGTCAGCGAGGACCTGCCCGTCACGATCACCGTCATCAGCGGCCCCAACCAGGGCATCTCGACAAACGCGACGATGAACACGAACGGAACCCTCTCGCTCGTTTACAACGGGACGGCGGGCATCGGCGTCGATCGCATTCAGGCGTGCCTGGTTTTTGAGGGGCAGGAGATCTGCTCCGACATCGTAGAAAAGGAATGGACCATCGAGGTCATCGAACTGGATCCGCTCCTGGATACCAACCCCGTTGAAACCGACCACACGGTCACAGCAACCATCAAAAATCTCAAGAATGGCGATCCCATTCCGGATGTTCTGGTCTCTTTCGAGGTCAAGGCCGGCCCGAACGCAGGCCAAACCGGGCAAAACGCGACGAACGGGACGGGCCAGGCGAGTTTTACCTACACAAGTAATGGCGACACGGGGACGGATGCCATCCGGGCCTGCTTCACCAACGCCGCCCAGCAGCAGGTCTGCACCGATTACGGCGACACCTTCGACAAAGACGCCATCAAGCATTGGGAGGACGATGGCCCGGTCTGCCCGGCTATCAAACCGAACCCCGCGTTCCTGCCTGACGGCCGCATCGGAGAACCCTACAGCCAGACCATCACCGGGTTCGGGGGCTCCGCGCCCTATACGTTCGAAGTCACGGCGGGCGAACTGCCCGAGGAACTGAGCCTCGATCCCGATACAGGCCTTCTTTCCGGCACCCCCATCGAATCAGGGGTCTTCACCTTCACCATCACAGCCACCGACGACAATGATTGCACGGGCGAAAGAGAATACACCCTGACCATCTGCCCGGGCATCGTTCTCTCCCCTGACACGAAGACGCTGCCCAACGGCCACGTCGGTGTCTTCTACTCGCAATGGATCACCGCCAGCGCCGGCAGCGGCGCTTCGCAAGGGCTCGGCTCCAACGGCGGGCAAGGCCCCTATCTTTACGCTCTGACCGCCGGGAGCCTGCCGGACGGCCTCTCTCCCGAGCAGGGACCGGGCGGGCTGCGGATTTCGGGATGGCCTACGACAACCGGGACATGGCATTTTACCATCACGGCCACCGACAGCGCCTTCCCGAGCTGTTCCGCATCGCAGGACTATGCCATCTCCATCGGAGAGGCCCCCGCGCAAGTCCCCGTGCCCGCCCTTTCGGACTGGGGGGTCCTCATGGCTGTCCTCCTGCTGCCCCTGGCGGGATACCTGGCCTTGAAACGCCGCTCAAACCGGCAAAACAAAACGTCTTCACTGTAGGGATTCGAAGCACAATCCCCTTTGAACGATCCACCGAGAAGTCCGGGTTCGAACCCCCGCCCGGGCTTCCTCGCTCTATGAACGACGCCACATCCTGGAATGGCCTTGTTCGTCGATCCCGGCGTCAAGCTGCGCATCTGCCTGCGAGGTGGCCTGCAGGTCGCCGCACGGGCAATCGCTTGATCTTCCTTCGATCTGAAAAAGCCGTGACCCGCCGCCGTGTGGTGGAACGGACCATCCGAAGCGTGCCGGGTTGCACCGGGAAATCATTTCCATATCATCTTGCCGTCCTTCGATTTGAAACGAATGATAATGTAACAGCCGGTCAAGCCCTTGCGGAGAGCTACTTCACATAATTTATCTTGACAAATATCTTTTGAGGTGTTAGCAGCAAACAAATTTCAGCTTAGCCTTGGAGGAGCTGTGCAAATGAAAGATGTGGTGTCTTGTTTTGTCGTTGCAGTGTTCTGTTTTTTGCTCCTCGACAGTATGGCCTGGGGGGCCTATCTTCAGGAAGTCAATAAGAATTTAGTTCAAATTCCTGATGAAACGAATGAAGAGATTAAAAAACAAGGTACTTGTGAAGCTGACGGATTTGCTCAGGCCAGATCAGAAGTTGAAGATGATTTTGCTGAGGTTAATGCCATAAGTTGGGCGACGGTCAGTGGTGATGAAACATGCACTGCCATTTCTTATTCTTCTTCCGTTGCGATAGCTGAACTCGAACTGATCGTACAACCGGATCAAAATGATGAAATCGGTGATTGCATACTAATATCTTATGCAAGTGCTTATAACTTAACAGCAGACACAAACGGAACCGGATATGATGCCAAAGCCTTCGTTGGCGGTGGCGATGATTTTCGCACGCCTGTTCAGATCGTTCTGGATGAGGGCAACCGCTCCTGCGCAGTGCTTCAATATGGGCCCAAGACCGTTAAATACGGCCACGATGAAAACTTTTATTCAGGCAGCTTCATTGCAAGAATCGGGGACAAGATTGTTCTGAAAATTGCGACTCGATCCCTTGCCGAGGGGTCCGGTGTGGGCAGCGCCTTCTCAATGGCACTCGGAGCTTCGATTTCGATCAAAACCGAAGATTTAGGGCCGTGCGACGCGCCCAGTCCTTGCGAACCGGCCGTTCCCAAGCCGGTTCCGGCTATGGGCTGGTATGGGTCCGGGATTCTCGTGATTCTGCTGAGCGCTGCTGCCGTACTTTTCATGAGACGCAGAAGACTTCATCGGTAACGGAGCGCGTTCAGGCCCTATTTTAGGAGGGCTTTGCAGGTCGGGCAGAAGGAGAGCGGCAGACGGTCGAGGGCTTCGAGGTCCATCGAAAAGTGCATCAGGCACTGGTCGTCAAAGCAGTGAACGAGGTCGAAGAGGTGCGCGGCCTCGTGGAGGGCGACCTTGAGGAGGCGGTCGAGGATCTGCGGACCGGGCGGCCTTTCCGGATGGAGGTCCTGGCCCAGCCGGTAGAGCGAAACGAGGGCGCAGGGGCCGCCTTCGCGCGCCTCCCCGAAGACGTGGGTGAAGACCGGGACGAAGAGATCCACGTTGAGGACGGCCACGATCTTGGTGCAGCCCGGCACAGGCATGGCCTCGAGGGTCCTGAGGATCGTGGCCGCGTTGTACTGCATGCGGTTGCGGTCGAAGGCGTAGTCCGGTTCGGCCAGGGGCGCGAGGACGGCCGCCTCGAGGCCGAGGACGCTCCTCACATGCGCAGCGACGGCGCTGCACGCCGTCTCCGGCACCTTCCCGATCGGCAACACTCCAATCGATCCGTTCACGGCCTTCGTTTCAGTCCCTGGAGTTCGATCATCTCGCCCGCAGTTCCCGCCGCTGTAAGATTGTCGAGATCATCACGATGAAAAGAAACCACAGAGATGCTCGAAAGGAACCTGGCGGGGCGGGCTCTCCCGTCATTCGGAGCGCTTCAGGCCGCGGCGCTTGATCATCCTGTGCGCACTTCCCACGGCGGCACCCCGTTTTCATCGACATTTTCAAGAGAAAGCCGAAACACGATCCAACGGCAACAGGGGGGCTCGACCCTCTGTCACTCGGGGCGTTTCAGGCCGTAGCGCTTGATCATCTTGTGCAGGGTGACGCGGTTGATCCCGAGGGCCTGCGCGGCGTGGGAGATGTTCCAGTCCTCCTCTTGGAGGATCTCCTCGACATGCCGCTTTTCCATCTCGCGGAGGTCCCTGGGGCGGTCCGGGCGCAAGCGGGCTCCGCCGAGGAAGGCAAAATCCTGCGCGTCCAGGGTGCGCGATTTCGAGAGCACGACGGCCCGCTCGATGGCGTTTTCGAGCTCCCGGACGTTGCCGGGCCAGGGGTACTGCTTCAAACACTCGAGGGCCTCGTTCGTCACGTGGTCCACCTGCTTGGTGGTCTCGTGGCTGTACTTGCGCAGGAAGTGGCGGATGAGGAGGGGGATGTCGTCCCTGCGCTTGCGGAGCGGCGGGATCTCGAGGCGGATCACGTTGATGCGGTAGAAGAAATCCTCCCGGAAGCGACCCTCGGCCACCTCCTTTTCGAGGTCGCGGAGGGTCGAGGAGATCAGGCGGAAATCGACGTCGATCGGGTGCCGCTCACCGATCCGGAGGATCTTCTTCTCCTCGAGGACCCGCAGCAGGTCCACCTGCATCTTGGCGCTGATCTCGCCGATCTCATCGAGGAAGAGGGTCCCGCCCGAGATGACTTCGAGGAAGCCCTTGCGGTTCTTGTCCGCGCCGGTGAAGGCGCCCTTCTGATGCCCGAAGAGCTCGCTTTCGAGGAGGCTTTCCGGCATCGCCCCGCAGTTGATGGCGATGAAGGGGCTGTTGGCCCGGTGGCTCTTGGCGTGGATGGCCTTGGCCACGAGTTCCTTCCCCGTGCCGGTCTCCCCCGTGATGAGGACGGAGGAATCGCTCTGGGCCACCTCGGGGATGAGATCGAAGATGACCTGCATGGCTTCGGACTGCCCGATGATGTTGTCGAAGCGGGTCTTCTCGGCCAGGAGTCCCTTGACGTAGCGGTACTTCCCGAGAAGCTCCCGCTGGCCGGCGATCTTCTCGAGGACAAGGGTCATCTGATCGGGGCGGAAGGGCTTGAGGAGGTAGTCGCTCGCCCCCATCTTCATGGCATCCACCGCCGAGGCGATCGAACCGTAGGCGGTGATGATCACGACCGAGGTGTCCGGATACTCCTGCTTGACACGCTCGAGCAGTTCGAGGCCGCTCATCTTGGGCATCTTGATGTCGACGAAGAGGACGTCGAAGGGGACCTTCTCGAGCTTTTCGAGGGCCTCGAAACCCGAGGCGGCGGTCTCGACCACGTGGCTGAACTTCTTGAACCACTGGTAGAGGGACTCCCGGACGATCTGTTCGTCGTCGACCACCATGATCTTCAGCTTTTCCTGCATGTCACTCCCCCTCTTCCGGGTTCAGGACGGGAAAGCTCAATGTGACGCGGGTCCCGCGGCCCTCATCGCTCTCGACCCCGATCCGCCCGTCATGCCCCTTGACGACGCCAAAGACGATCGACAGCCCGAGACCGGTCCCTTTCCCCTCCGGCTTGGTGGTGAAAAACGGGTCGAAGATCTTGGAGAGGGTCTCCTTCGCGATGCCGCAGCCGGTGTCCTCCACGCTCACCTCGGCCCAGTCGCGGCCCTCCTCGGCGGCCGCCCGCGACCGGATGGCGACCGTCCCTCCTTCGGGGGTCGCCTCGATGGCGTTGAAGATCACGTTCAGAAAGCACTGCTGAAGCTGGTTCGGATCGCCGCGGATGAAGAGCGGCCGGCCGGACAGGGAGAGGTCGAGCGTCAGGTCCTGGAGCTGCATGTGGTGCCTCGTCAACGTGATGACGGACTGGAGGGTCTCGTTGATGTCCACCTCCTTCCGCTCCATCGAGGACTCCCGGGCGAACGACAGGAGCCCGGATACGATCCGTCCGCAGCGCTCGAGTTCGCTGCACATGAGCTCGAGGTACTGCTTGAACTGCTCCAGATCGCCCTGTTCGGGGAGGGCCTTCTCCTCGAGGATGGTGCGCATCAGGTGCCCGAAGGTGAGCATTCCCTGGATGGGGTTGTTGATCTCGTGGGCGCAGCTCGCCGAAAGCTTGCCGAGGCTCAGGATCCGATCCTCCTGGACGAGCTTGCCGAGGTTCGTCTTCAACTCCTCGAGGCGCATCTCCCAGCGCGACGGGAGTTCCTGGGTGATGTCGCGGCGGATCTCGATCACCCGCACGACCTTCCCCGCCTCGTCCTTGACCGGGTAGGTCTCGAGGGTGGCGTAGGCGCTGCGCCCGTCCGCGTCGATCCGTTCGTGGATCACGTGCGCGCGCTCGCCGGTGCGCATCGTCTCGAGCATCGGGCAGGGCATCTCCGGCTGCCACTCCGAGCAAGGCGAGTTGAACCCGTAGATCGTCTCGTAGCAGCGCTTCCCGACCGCCTCCTTCAAGGACCGGCCGACCGCCTGCAGATAGGCCTGATTGGCGTCGAGGATCGTGAAATCCGGGTCGAGCAGGATGATCGCCTCGTGGGTCTGGTGGAAGAGGAGGTCGGCCATGCTTTTTTCGAGGAGCACCTGCCGGTCGGCGTCCTGGCAAAGGGTTTCGCCGGAAAGGAACCGCTCCTGCAGGAAGCGGAAGAGGTCGCGGTCGACCACCCACACGCCCTGCGGACGCCGCCGCACAAGGTCCACAAAGACCTGCGGGTCGCGCGTGAGGTCGAGGATCCCGTCGAGGTCCGGCGCAGCGAGGACGGAGGCGTAGTCCTCGGCCGTCGGGATGCCCATCTCGGCGGCCAGCCGCATGCCCTCGGCGGAGGGGTCGGGGTCGCAGACGGCGCGGATCTCCACCTTCACCCGCGAGATGGCCGGCTCCCGCACGGCTTCGAGAAGGGAGCGACAGGTCCGTCCGCCGCCCACAACGGCGAGGCGGAGGACGGATCGGGATGGACCGGTGGATCGTGCGGCGGGCGCTTTCATAGGCAGGCAGGTCCCCGATTCAAAACGTTTTTTTGTCTCATCGAAGCAGCATAGACTATTTCGAGGCCGTGCACAACCAGGGCCCCGAAATATCGGGGTGCGCACCTACGAATATCGGCACGACCTTCGGGTCATTCTACAAGGCACAACCAGGACGGCGAAATTTCCTGGCGCGCACCCCCGGGGCGGAGCCGAATCTCGGGGCAGGCTTGACGGCTCCGGGTACCCCTGGGGCCCGCGCCCTTGGGCGGATGGCCGGAAGCAGAATTCAGATCTGGTCGATCATCGCCATGATCTGGGCGTCATCGAACCCTTTCAGGCGGATGGCGCCGCTCCGGCAGGAGGAGACGCAGAGCCCGCAGCCCTTGCAAAGGGCCGGGTTCACCTCCGCCGGACCCTTTTCGGAGAAATGGGGCGCATTGAACGGGCAGACCGTCACGCACACCCCGCACTGGCTGCACAGGCCGGTTGCCACCTCGGCGACGGTGCCGCTCACCGAGACCTTGGCCGCCGCGAGGTAGCCGGTCGCGCGCGATGCGGCCGCCAGGGCCTGCGAGATGCTCTCGTCGAGCGTTTTGGGGTAGTGGGCCAGGCCGCAGAGGAAGACCCCCTCCGTCGAGAAGTCGACGGGCCGCAGCTTCGCGTGGGCCTCGATGAAGAAGCCGTCGCTGCTCGTCGGGATCTTGAAGAACTGCGCCAGGGCCGTGCCGTCCGGCGGGACGATCGCCGTCGCGAGGACGAGGAGGTCCGAGCGCAGCTGCAGCGGGCGCTGCAGGACCGGGTCCGTCACCGTGATGTCCACCCCCTCGGGCGTGGTGCCCACCCGGGGCTTGTCGTCCGGCTCGTAGCGGATGAAGACCACGCCCGCCTCCCGCGCCTGGTGGTAGAGCTCCTCCCGCTCCCCGTAGGTCCGCAGATCGCGGTACAGGACCGTGACGGCCATGCCGGGGTTCAGCCGCTTCAGCTCGAGCGCGCTCACCATCGAGTGGGTGCAGCAGACGCGGCTGCAGTAGGGCCGCTCGGGCTCGCGCGAGCCGACGCACTGGATGAAGACCGCCGAGCCGATCTGCGCGAGGGACGGGTCGCGGTCGAGGAAGCGCCGGTCGAGCTCGAGGTGGGTCAGGATCCGCGGGTCCGTGCCGTAGGCGTATTCCTGCGGGCGGTGCTCGACCCCGCCGGTGGCGATGACCGCGACCCCATGGCGGATCTCCACCGGGCCGGCGCCGTTGCCGTCGATCCGGGAGACGAAGTTCCCGACGAAGCCGTCCACCCCGGTCAGCTCCGCCCCGAGGTGGAGATGGATGTGCGGGTGCCCTTCCACTTCCACGACCAGGCCCTTCAGGTAGGACTGGATGTCCTCCCCCTTCCAGGTGCGCGAGAGGCCGAGTGCCTGGCCGCCGAGGCGCGGTGAGCGTTCGACGAGGTGGACCTCGTAGCCCTGGTCCGCCATGTTCTTCGCGGCGACCATGCCCGCCACCCCGCCCCCGACAACGAGGGCCGACGGTTCGACGCCGAGCTGCTCCTCGCGGAGGGATTCGAGGAGGCCGGCCTTCGCCACCGCCATGCGGACGAGGTCCTTGGCCTTTTCGGTCGCGGCGCGCGGGTCGTTGCTGTGGACCCAGCTGTCCTGGTTCCGGATGTTGGCCATCTCGAAGAGGTACTTGTTGAGGCCCGCGTTCTGGAGCGTCTCCTGGAAGAGCGGCTCGTGGGTCTTGGGCGTGCAGGCGGCCACCACCACGCGGTTGATCCCCTGCTCCCGGATCACCTCGGCCATCTTGACCTGGGTGTCCTGCGAACAGGTGTAGAGGTTGTCCTCCGCGTAGACCACGTAGGGGAGCGTTTTGGCGTACTCCCGGACGGAGGGGACGTCCACCACGCCGCCGATGTTGATCCCGCACTGGCAGACGAAAACGCCGATGCGCGGAGGCTCGCCGACGACCGGGCGCTCGGCCGGGAGGACCTTCTCCTGCGTGCAGCTCCAGCGGGCGCCGCACAGGGAGCTGCCGGCGGCCGCAGCGGCGGCCGAGGCCTCGGTGACCGACTGCGGGATGTCCTTGGGGCCCTGGAGCGCACCGCAGACGTAGACGCCGGGGACGGAGGTCGCCACGGGGGCGAAGCTCGTCGTGGCGGCGAAGCGGTTGGGGCCGAGCTCGACGCCGAGGCGCTCGGCGAGCTGCACCGCCGCCTCGGGGACCTGGAACCCGGTCGAGAGGACCACCAGGTCGAAGACCTCGCTTTCGAGGTTTCCGGCCTCGTCCGCATAGCGGATCACGAGGTCGCCGTTGCCCGCCGGCTCGACGCTGTGGACGCGGGAGCGGATGAAGCGGACGCCGTGCTCATCGCGCGCGCGGTCGAAGTACTCCTCGAACTCCTTCCCATGCGTGCGCATGTCCATGTAGAAGATCGCCGTGTCGAGCGTGCCGTGGGCGTGCTGCTTGGCGATGACCGCCTCCTTGATGGCATACATGCAGCAGACCGAGGAGCAGTAAGGCTTC containing:
- a CDS encoding IPTL-CTERM sorting domain-containing protein, which encodes QTLTQSKSIELQKTGTLQDNDGTPGVSAGDTISYTFSVKNTGNVTLTNVTITDPKITVSGGPIASLAPGVTDSTTFTGSYTLTQTDINAGTFTNIATATGTPPSGGNVIDTDDDTQTLTQTPAIELQKLGDYIDNNPIGVYNPGDEISYAFRVKNTGNVTLTNITISDAIPGVTVNGGPINSLAPGETDTMTFTGSYTLTQNDIDAGEFKNTATAFGTPPSGPNVSDDDDDTQPMTTSPALDLVKTADPMEYGSIDQVITYTFEVTNIGNVTIKGPITINDDKATDESCPAGDLPPGGSITCLATYTITQNDLDFGSVTNTATASGQYDEQTIISNEDTVTIVAAIGVCCLPDGQCVILTEQECTQQDGIFDGTLRSCVGVDCFIAQGLGACCLPDGTCVDRLHEAECIDRGGDFMGVGVECTPGLCHRPALPVPTISPWGLMLLSMLTGGLAVLALRRKSRKS
- a CDS encoding sigma-54-dependent transcriptional regulator, producing MNSSTSEKPSRFSLLVVDDDRVVLMLLKEIFSSQPYDVMTCETGRKALRMLASHKFDAALVDLGLPDTDGITLLKKIRMLHPETAVIILTGIGGVKEAVEAVQAGAVDFVQKPFTPNQLLERIANIAECAATEEERRSLESEASPRFDFAPLVGRSVPMLRLKDLIARVGPTDATVLIEGETGTGKELVAKAIHHHSQRAGEVFVPVDCAAIGQTVIESELFGHVKGAFTGAHKSSEGLIRSAEGGSLFMDEIGELALNLQSKLLRTIQERQVRPIGSSCSYQVDVRIIAATNRDLSEEAALGRFRDDLLYRLNVVNMHVPPLRERRDDIPLLADYFLERFKTARSPVKSISKDALDLLAREEWRGNVRELENVIRRAVALGRHAEIRSVDLDLTGAGSDANDGNHREQVMGDTYSDYERAAIENALEKTMYNRRKAAKLLQIGEATLYRKLRKFDISAVD
- a CDS encoding putative Ig domain-containing protein — translated: MGETHEVIATLTDKDGMAQNGTVIFFTVISGPNEGLNGTNSTNSTGQAVFSYTGSTNGTDTIQACYENSAEQRICSQTVTKVWNPLIIDPQPPHIDLTPPYDLNLVGQEHNATAAITNVSEDLPVTITVISGPNQGISTNATMNTNGTLSLVYNGTAGIGVDRIQACLVFEGQEICSDIVEKEWTIEVIELDPLLDTNPVETDHTVTATIKNLKNGDPIPDVLVSFEVKAGPNAGQTGQNATNGTGQASFTYTSNGDTGTDAIRACFTNAAQQQVCTDYGDTFDKDAIKHWEDDGPVCPAIKPNPAFLPDGRIGEPYSQTITGFGGSAPYTFEVTAGELPEELSLDPDTGLLSGTPIESGVFTFTITATDDNDCTGEREYTLTICPGIVLSPDTKTLPNGHVGVFYSQWITASAGSGASQGLGSNGGQGPYLYALTAGSLPDGLSPEQGPGGLRISGWPTTTGTWHFTITATDSAFPSCSASQDYAISIGEAPAQVPVPALSDWGVLMAVLLLPLAGYLALKRRSNRQNKTSSL
- a CDS encoding sigma-54-dependent transcriptional regulator, translating into MQEKLKIMVVDDEQIVRESLYQWFKKFSHVVETAASGFEALEKLEKVPFDVLFVDIKMPKMSGLELLERVKQEYPDTSVVIITAYGSIASAVDAMKMGASDYLLKPFRPDQMTLVLEKIAGQRELLGKYRYVKGLLAEKTRFDNIIGQSEAMQVIFDLIPEVAQSDSSVLITGETGTGKELVAKAIHAKSHRANSPFIAINCGAMPESLLESELFGHQKGAFTGADKNRKGFLEVISGGTLFLDEIGEISAKMQVDLLRVLEEKKILRIGERHPIDVDFRLISSTLRDLEKEVAEGRFREDFFYRINVIRLEIPPLRKRRDDIPLLIRHFLRKYSHETTKQVDHVTNEALECLKQYPWPGNVRELENAIERAVVLSKSRTLDAQDFAFLGGARLRPDRPRDLREMEKRHVEEILQEEDWNISHAAQALGINRVTLHKMIKRYGLKRPE
- a CDS encoding ATP-binding protein, yielding MKAPAARSTGPSRSVLRLAVVGGGRTCRSLLEAVREPAISRVKVEIRAVCDPDPSAEGMRLAAEMGIPTAEDYASVLAAPDLDGILDLTRDPQVFVDLVRRRPQGVWVVDRDLFRFLQERFLSGETLCQDADRQVLLEKSMADLLFHQTHEAIILLDPDFTILDANQAYLQAVGRSLKEAVGKRCYETIYGFNSPCSEWQPEMPCPMLETMRTGERAHVIHERIDADGRSAYATLETYPVKDEAGKVVRVIEIRRDITQELPSRWEMRLEELKTNLGKLVQEDRILSLGKLSASCAHEINNPIQGMLTFGHLMRTILEEKALPEQGDLEQFKQYLELMCSELERCGRIVSGLLSFARESSMERKEVDINETLQSVITLTRHHMQLQDLTLDLSLSGRPLFIRGDPNQLQQCFLNVIFNAIEATPEGGTVAIRSRAAAEEGRDWAEVSVEDTGCGIAKETLSKIFDPFFTTKPEGKGTGLGLSIVFGVVKGHDGRIGVESDEGRGTRVTLSFPVLNPEEGE